In one window of Arachis ipaensis cultivar K30076 chromosome B06, Araip1.1, whole genome shotgun sequence DNA:
- the LOC107647278 gene encoding uncharacterized protein LOC107647278, whose product MQLKQGSLSVANYTSKFEELYRFSRVCQGALETYESWKCIKYQRGLKDNIITAVAPMEIRVFSDLVNKARVVEEYAKTVAASKDTHGGSSSQGRGKYFHPRGQSFKRGGYAPQGQGGFSKNTQTQSQYANGRGNQSKSSPNLTCVHCGRFHPYDSCKIGLGGCFSCGLPGHIARDCTRGRNQHAGQSQHQGRVFAVNTKDASKVDLLMRGICLIGDKSLVALYDTGALHSFISFAKVEELGLKVSELPFDLYVHTPHQTVMTRSGCRQVGFKLEGRDFVHDLIWAECQGYILLAANALGDAQNLDQIPVVRDFPEVFPKDIPEFPPQREIEFAIELVSGVGPVSITPYRMAPIELCVDYRQLNKVTVKNKYPLPRIDDLMDQLQGVGVFSKIDLRSSYHQIRVKEDDIPKTAFRTRYGHYEFTVMSFGLTNAPAVFIDYMNRVFRPFLDKFVVVFIDDILVYSKTAKEHEEHLRIVLQILKERKLYAKLSKCEFWKEEVKFLGHVVSKGGISVDPSKVEAVMEWERPTTVTEVRSFWA is encoded by the exons atgcagctgaagcaaggttccctATCTGTGGCAAATTACACTAGCAAGTTTGAGGAACTCtataggttttctagggtatgtCAGGGTGCCCTGGAGACTTATGAGAGTTGGAAGTGTATTAAATACCAAAGGGGGCTAAAGGACAATATTATAACtgctgtggctcctatggagatcCGTGTCTTCTCCGACTTAGTGAACAAAGCGAGGGTGGTAGAGGAGTATGCCAAGACCGTGGCGGCGTCCAAGGACACTCATGGAGGGAGCTCTAGTCAGGGGCGTGGCAAGTATTTCCATCCAAGAGGTCAAAGCTTCAAAAGAGGAGGATATGCGCCTCAAGGTCAAGGGGGTTTCAGTAAGAACACTCAGACTCAGTCTCAGTATGCTAATGGGagaggaaatcagagtaagaGTTCTCCAAATTTGACTTGTGTACATTGTGGGCGTTTCCATCCTTATGACTCATGCAAAATTGGTTTAGGTGGTTGCTTCAGTTGTGGGTTGCCTGGCCACATTGCGAGAGATTGTACCCGTGGGAGGAACCAGCATGCGGGCCAGAGTCAGCATCAAGGTCGAGTCTTTGCTGTGAATACCAAGGATGCTTCCAAGGTGGATCTgttgatgagaggtatatgtcTAATTGGTGATAAATCCTTAGttgcattatatgatactggagcttTGCATTCGTTTATTTCGTTTGCTAAAGTTGAGGAATTAGGCTTGAAAGTGTCAGAGTTACCATTTGATCTATATGTACATACTCCGCATCAGACGGTTATGACTAGGTCAGGGTGTAGGCAAGTAGGTTTCAAACTTGAGGGTAGAGACTTTGTGCATGACTTGATCT GGGCAGAGTGTCAAGGTTATATTCTGTTGGCTGCCAATGCGTTGGGTGATGCTCAGAACTTAGATCAGATACCGGTGGTTAGAGATTTTCCAGAAGTGTTCCCAAAAGATATCCCTGAATTCCCACCTCAAAGGGAAATTGAATTTGCGATTGAATTGGTGTCGGGAGTCGGACCAGTGTCGATTACGCCGTAtagaatggctccgatagagctg tgtgtggattaccgacagctaaacaaagtgactgtgaagaacaagtacccgctgccaaggatagatgacttgatggatcaattgcAAGGAGTCGGAGTGTTTTCCAAGATTGATTTGAGATCCAGTTACCATCAAATAAGGGTGAAAGAGGATGATATCCCTAAGACTGCGTTTAGGACacgctatggacactacgagtttacggtaatgtcctttgggttaacgaatgcacctgctgtTTTCATAGACTACATGAACAGAGTCTttcgtccctttttggacaaatttgtggtggttttcatagacgaCATCTTAGTCTATTCTAAGACGGCGAAGGAGCATGAGGAAcacttgaggattgtgttgcaaatcttAAAAGAGCGGAAATTGTATGCTAAGTTGTCaaagtgtgagttctggaaggagGAAGTGAAGTTCCTAGGTCATGTGGTGAGCAAAGGAGGAATATCAGTGGATCCTTCTAAGGTagaagcggtgatggaatgggaaagaccgaCAACGGTGACGGAAGTCAGAAGCTTTTGGGCTTAG